ATGGAGGGCATGAATGGACTGAGGGCTCTGGGCATGGAGGAGGTTGGGCTAGGGGCAGCCATCTACTGCTTTATGTTGAGCTCAGACCTGAAACTCAcccctgattcttttttttttttttaatgactgcgGGGACAGACCTGGGCCAGGGTCCTCTGGGTGTGATCCTAAGCCTGGCCCTTTCTTGAGAGgcactttttcttttgagagctgAGCTGGCTTCAGTGTAGAAGATCCTTACTCAATAGACACTTGGGAGGGACTAGTGGGGGTTGTTTCAAACAAGCTGGGAGCCCTGAAGCCCAGAGGAGGAACTGGGTCTAGTTTCCACAGTGTGACAAATGGCAGGCAGGGGTTGAAGGAAGAACCACAGGAGCTAATAGCTGGAAAAGCACTAGACCTTTCTATATGGCTAAAGTGGAGTTTGTGTTCCATTTAGAGAATACTGACCTAACAATGGACCCAAGGGTTTGTGAGCTAGGAAGGAGCGAGGGTTAGAACAAGAGACTTTGAAGGTGGGATGTGGGGAGGGGAGTATACAGAATGGCAGAGTTGGGGGTTATTGGACTATGAAAGAGGACCAAGGAGGGGATGCAGGAGATTGTGTAGAGAGGGACTAGCTAACTACTTCTTGGGAAcactttttccccttccttctgagCTCTTGTACAGGTTCTGTCTGCAAACCGTGAACTGCAATGTCCTGCGTGTAATGGGGTAACAGGTTCCCTAGAATGTGAGTCTAGAACCGTAGAGCTTAAGTACTTGTATGGTACAAAGCTCTGTGCTTGCGATGGGAGACGGAAACTGAAGAGGGCTGTATCTGTGGGATCTCAGTGTACGGACAGGGGTGTGAGCTGAGTCAGGGGCTCAGGCTGGCTTGTGGTTAGTGTCTCCACCCTCTGCTGGTTTGTGGGGTGCTTAGCTCTGACCCCCTCAGCCTTCTGATTATTCTCCAGAATTGAGTGGCTGGTGAGGCAGGGCTGCACCATGGCCCTCTGGATATGGTCTCCAAGCCTGAGTCTGTCCTAGCAAAGGCTTTGTGGGTTTTCCATTTTAATCCTTGtgtgtttgggaggctgaggtatgGGTGCTAATAATGGTCTTCCGTGTTTTTCTTCTAGTGCACGTGGCCTCCTCTCGCTGCTGCTTCAGCTTTCTGAAGAAAATGCCTCTCCAGAAGTCAATCCAGTGTTACAGAGAAATCAGCCCCTCCTGTTCCCACCGAGCTGTTGTGTGAGTGAGCACTGACCAGCCTCTAGTTTGGGGAGGGATAACGCGGACTGGAATGAGAATAGCGGACACTAGATGGCGCTGTTCTACAGGAATAGGGACTCTTAAACCCAATCAGGCAAACTGTGGTGCAGCGCCATGCTTGATCGCAAGGGGGAGCATAGGGCTTCCCAGGGGGGAGTTCCGATTTATTTGCTTGAACTCCAAATAAATCAGGACTTCCTCCCCAAGTGCAAAGGCAGATAACTATCTTTACGTGAAGCCATGATTATATCCCATATTATCTAGCCAGAAGGAAATGCTTAGCCAAAGCGACAGACAGGCTGGAGctttggctcagtgggtagagtgtttGACTGTCCAAGGAGTTCATATTCCCAGCCAGCACGCAGGAAGTAGAGCAAGGTGGTGTGAGATTGTTACTCCAGCaggatgaggcagagacaggcatatcccACGGGTTTCTGGTTCTGACCTGACTGAAACAGGTTCAaaattcaatgagagaccctgcctcaaaaagcaagaTAGACAGACAATGAATTGAGGAAGACTTCTTACCAACCAACCTGTGGCCACCAccatgaacaccacacacacacacacacacacacacacacacacacacacacacacacatttaccaaTTTGCCAAGCTGCATTCTCGAGGGGCCTTGGACAGGAAACTCTTCCCCTACCCTGTGCTTTGGCTCTGGTCTGTAAAGAGGGACAAAGCAGAAACTTGCCTATATCTCAGGGTCATTAGTAGCCGGGTTGAGGTGACTCGCACACCAGGTCAGCATTTTGAGGCGCTTTCCTGTTATGACTCCTGCTGATCCTCTTAGGACATACATTTTGTTAGAGAGAAACTGagtttggggaggcagaggtggttGTCTAAGACCATTGGCCAGTGGGAGGCAGAGTTGGTTTGTGGAATGAATACCAATCAAATTAGGAAGTGGACAGATGGAAAAGAATcaatctctcctctcctctcctcccccccccaaaacacacacacctacaccacaaACCCAGAGCAATGTGTGGGTTCCGAATGGATACACAAACACTCAAAGCGGGAGCAGGGAGTTGTTCTAGGATGGCGAAGTTTTATCCTTGTTACGCATCAGGATGTTGGCCAGCTCCTCTGCCCCAGCCCCATAGAGGGAATCCTAGTCCCTAAAGGAGGGTCCAGGGGTCCCCAATAATCAGCTCCCAATGTGACACCAGTGTGTCTTCAGATCATATACAGTCCCTTCGTTCACAGAGTGGGGAGCTCAGGGGCCTCTGAGTGTTCCAGGTTCCTAGTGGGTGACTCGGGCCCATGTTCTCTATTCACAGATTCAGGATGAAGAAAGGTCAAGAAAACTGTGCCAAGAGTACAGATGCGTGGGTTCAGCGTTACCTGAAGGAGGTGAAACCCTGCCCGCGGAGGTGAAGCTGAGCTCCGCCTTCCCATCCTGGCCCCAGAGACTGGAGCGTCCCTTCACTCAGTCCCCCACCCTCCAACTGCCGTCACCCTCTGCCCACTGTTACAGATGCACCCTTCTCAGTCACGTGATAAGCTATTTTATGGTACTCTGTCTGTTTAAATTATGGAATCTTCAACACCTACAGCCTCTGTTTCTTGGACTCCATGAGGACTTCAGGGTTCAGACTTGATTGAAATTGGGGGGTGGAAAGCAGGGCCTAGAAGGCTGGGGGCAGGTTGGACCTGGGGCCAGGGAAACCACTACATAGGATAAGTTTTGATCCAGGCTGTGCTATGGCCTCTCTTCCAGCTTTGGTGGTGGAGGGAGCCATAGTAGAACAACCACTGGCACAAGGCTGGGTTCACACTGGGATGGGAGCCCATGTGATGGGGGTCCTGCCTGCATCCCCAAAAGCTCAGGATGGGGTAATGGTAGCCTATGCTCTAGGTGGAGGGGCGTCTTGTGTTTATCTGCCTGTAAGATGTTGCTGACTCTATTTTATAAATGAGGCCATCGGGGTTGGAGAAGGACGTAGAGAATGTCAGGGCCACAAACTCAGGCCAAGGGACGTCCTGAGGAGGTCTAGAGGTGTGTAACAGACCCAGGAAAGCAACTTTGGGCATGAGT
The Microtus pennsylvanicus isolate mMicPen1 chromosome 11, mMicPen1.hap1, whole genome shotgun sequence genome window above contains:
- the Ccl1 gene encoding C-C motif chemokine 1 translates to MKVISMALMCLLLAAMWPQDVDSKSMHVASSRCCFSFLKKMPLQKSIQCYREISPSCSHRAVVFRMKKGQENCAKSTDAWVQRYLKEVKPCPRR